The following is a genomic window from Verrucosispora sp. WMMD573.
GGCGAGACCCAACCGCAGTGCCGCCCGGGCGGCAACCGGGACGAAGTACTCGGAGCTGGAGGTGACGCCCGCGACCGACCCCAGCTGCTGGCAGGCCCGCGCGACCGCCTCGGCGTCACCCGTGTCGAGGACGAGCGACTCGATTCCGTCCTGGTCGAGGTACGGGTACCGGGACGGATCGCGGGCGAGCATGACCGGACGTAGTCCGCGGTGCCGAGCTGCGCGGCAGTAGAGCCGACCGGTCCCCGTGGTGTTGCTCTCCACGAACACCATCACCCCCGAGGTGTCCACCGATCCTCCTTCTGCTGGTTGGCCGTGGTCGTGCCGTACCGCAGCTCACGGACGGCGCTGTCCAGTTCGGCACGGGCGTCGCCCAGCCGGGCCGACTCCCGCTGACTCCGGTCGCGCAGCACCCGCAACCTGCCGTACACGTCGTCGTACCCGCGCTGCCAGTCACCGGGCCCGCCGCCGGCGTCGGTGAGGCTCACCGCGACCGCCGGATCGGCGACCTTGGCAGCCGCCGGGAATCGCTGCGCCATCCAGTCGACGCCGGTCGGCTCGCCATCGGCCTCGGCCAGTTGCTCCCGGATGGCCGCACCGACGGTGTGGTGCGCGACCCGGAAGGGCATGCCGTCCTGGACCAGTCGGTTGGCCACCGCCGTGGCCGTGGTGATCCCCTCCACCGCCCGCTGTCGCATCCGGCCGGGACGTGGTCGGGCGCCGCTGACGAGAACCTGACCGAGCTGTACGACGTCGGTGGCGGCTCGCAGACCCGGCCAGGCGAGTCCGACCGCCTCGGTGCCGACCTCGATGGAGTTGGTGAAAGGTGCGCCCTTCATCGCGGTGACCGCACCCACCCAGGACGAACTCACCCTCCCGACGGCGGCCGTGACGTGTTCGAGCAAGAAGGCGTTGCGTTTCTGCGGCATCGCCGAGCTGCCCCCGACGAGACGGTCGGGAAACTGGATGAAGCCGAACTCCTCGGTGCTCCACAGTTGCAGGTCGGTGCCGAGCCTGCTCAGCACGACGGCGACGCCGGTGGCGTCCGCCAGTAGCCGCAGCGTGACGTCCCGGCTGGCGATGGCGTCCAGGGCGTGCACCGGTGGTTCCTCGAATCCCAGCAGCGCGGCGACCCGGGCCGGATCGATCGGCAGGTCGCTTCCGGCGACCGCACCAGCGCCCATGGGGCAGCGCCGTAGTCCTCTGGCCGAGTCCCAGGCCGACTCGATCTCCCGGGTCAGCCCGGCCGCGACGCCCGTGAGGTAGTAGCCGTAGGTGATCGGCATCGCCGCCTGATAGTGGGTGTGCACCGGCATCACGACGTCGCGGTACTCGCGTCCCCGGCTCAGCAGCACCGCGACGAGCCTCGTCGTCTCCTGTAGGAAGGCCAGCAGCCACTCCCGCAACCGGGTCAGGGTGATCGTGGCCTTCATGTCGTTGCGGGAGCGTCCGGTGTGCAGTACGCCGCCGACGTCCTCGCCGAGTTCCGCGGTGAGGTACTGCTCGTAGGCCAGGTACAGCCCGCGCGGCAGGCGGGCGGTGGCGAGGGCGGCGAACCGGCTGTCGCGAAGCTGCTCGATCAGCGTCACCAGCGCGACCGCCGCCTCGGGCGCGATCAGCCCCCGCTCCCTGAGCATGATCACGTGTGCCAGGTCCACCAGGGTGGTGCGGTCGAGTTCCTCGGCGATCTCGGCCGGCGTCGGCTCACCGTAGATCTGCCGCTGCGTCCGTAGGCCGATGGGCGCCTTGATCCGGCCCGTGTCGCTCATCGCGCCGCCACGCTGGCGGTGCCGCGATGGTCGAGGACCTCCTGCAGGCTCCGTCGTGCCCAGTTGAACCAGGACCACTCCGCATGCTCGGCAAGGGGGTGGCTGGTCTCCACCGGCCGATCCTCGGTCGGGTCGGCCAGGTGCCCCTGCTTGGCCAGCCACCTGTCGTCGTAGACGGTGGACTGGTAGCGGTAGCCCTGGTCGGGCAGCATGACCACGGTCACCGCGTCGGGGTTCGTCATCGCCGCCCACTCGGCCACGAGAAAGGCGGCGCCGCTGGTCGGTCCCTGGAAGACGGCGTGCTCGCGGTGCAGTTTCCGGGTGGCCCGGTAGGCCTGACCGGCGCTGCACCAGTGCACCTGATCGAACGCGCTGTGGTCGAGGTTGGGCGGGATCAGACTGTTGCCGAGGCCGCGCAGGGCTCGCGCCCCGTCGGGCTGGCCGAACAGCACACTGCGATGTGTGTCGACGCCCGTCAGCCGCAGGTCGGGATTGACAGACCGGAGGAAGGAGGCCGTACCGCACATGGATCCGCCCGACCCGACCGGTCCGATCAGCAGGTCGACCCGGGGTAGCGCCTCGCTGAGCAGCTCGGCCACCAGGGAGTAGGAGCGGGGATTGTCCGGGTTCGCGTACTGCTCGGGGCAGAACGAGTCGTCGTGTTCGGCCCGGATCTCCGCGAGCCGTTCCAGCCGCGCTCCCTGGTAGCCACCGCTCGCGGCCATGTGCCGGACGATCTCCACGGTTGCGCCGAGGTCGGTCAGCCGCCGGTACAGTTCGTCGTCGATCACCGGGTCGCTGACCAGGATCAAGCGTCGGCGCAGCAGCGCGGTCTGCATGGCCAGGGCCAGTCCGAAGGTGCCCGAGGTCGTCTCCACGATGAGGGTGTCGGGACCGATGTCGCCGCGCGCGACGGCCTGCCGCAGGATGTAGCGTGCCGGGATCATCTTCATCAGCGTGAACACGACGCCGAAGAGGTTGGGTCCCAGTCGGACGATCTGCGGTCGTTCGACCCCTGCGGTGATCTCCTCGAACACTGAGGATCTCATCCCCGTCCTCCCGTCTTGGCCGGCTGCGAGCAGAACACCTCGGTGTGGGTGATGCCGGCATGTCTCATGGCGCGGATACAGCGGCCGATGTCGTCCGAGACGGACGCGCGCTGCGGATCGAAGATCAGGCCGGCGACGGAGCCGCTGTGCGCGACCTGCACCCCCGCGGCGGCGTGCGCCTCACCGATTGCGATCAACGTTTCGAGTTCAGGTTTGGGTAGGAAGCGCTGGTTCATCCGGGCGCTCGCCGTCGCCACGGCACCGATCAGCGCCACGTCGGCGGTGGCGATGCCGTGCCGCAGCGTCGAGAGCATGACCTGTAGTCGGATCAGCTCGTCCGGGTCGTACTCGGCGGGCGCGAGCGCCAAGGTGTCGATGCTGAGATCGGGACCGGCCACACAGCCGACGACGATCACCGGCGGCAGCGGGGTGGTGAAGTCCTCCAACACCACCCCTTCGCGCTGCGCGAAGAGCACGGCCCGGTCCTCGATCATGATGGAGTCGGAGGCCCGCTCGGCGAGTACGCTCAGTCGGGCGGTCTCCGCCGGTTGCAGGGACAGCCGGTACCAGTCGGCCACGGCACGGATGCTGGCGACGACATCGCTTGTGGACGCGCCCAGGCCCAGACCGCTCATGACCGCCGTGTGGTTCACCAGGTGACCGTGCACGGCGGGGCTTCCGGAGCGCCGAGCGCAGTAGTCGACGGCGAGCTCGGCGGCCCGCCGGGCCTTGTCCTTGCTGCCCGGCTCGACCGTGATCTGCACCGGACCGGACCCGGCCCTGCCCCGGAATATCGCCACCGTTTTCAGGTCGACCACCGGCATGGTGACCAGACCACGACGAGGCTCACCATATTTGTCGTGGAAAACACCCTGAAGCAACTCGCCATGGTGTCCCATGGCGGTACCAACGCCGACTCTACCCCACCAGGAAGATGTCGAATCCGTCGCCAAAACGTTCTGCGTAAAAGACCTCGGTTGATGTGTACGCAGCATTTCGCGGATGTCCAACAATTCTCCCCGGACTAGGGACATACTGCGACCGCCGGAGGCTCTCACGACATCGCAACGGCTCAGTTGCAAACAGTAGCCGCGACCACCAAGCATGTCAATGCGAGTTATAGAGTTCACGGATGCGCAGGTAGGATGGAGTTGAGCAAGTTTTTGATCAACGCTCTGTGACATTCGACGAGGCATTCATCGATCGCGTTGTCATGGATGTGCAAAATTAATACCCCAGCCACCTTTCAGCATCATGACATGATTAGCAGGCCGAGGCGGTGTGTGTAGTAGGATCACCCGACATCGTGTGCGATGACGGCATTGTCAATTTTGGCCATGCAGCCGGTGAACGCGGTCCGTCCAATATGCGAGCAGGTCGTCGTCATGGCTGATGGCGAGGATTCCGGCACCTTCCCGATCCCGGTACGCGTTGAGCGCGTGGACGAGAGCGGCGGTGGTGGAGGCGTCGAGCATGGCGGTCATCTCGTCGCAGATCAGATACCTGGGCCGCAACGCGAGCGCACGAGCGAGACAGGCCCGCTGGAGCTGGCCGTCACTCACCGCGTGCGCACGGCGGCCGAGCAGGTCCTCGGTGAGTCCGACGGCCCCGGCCAGCTCGGGCAGTCGCCGGGCCGTCTCCGCGCGCCGACCGTTGGCGCGCAGCGGTTCCGCGATGACCTGGCGCAGCGTCAGGCGGGGGTCGACGGAGATCCGTGGCTGCTGGAACAGCACACCGATGCGGGTCCTCAGCGCGCGTGACACGGCGTACCGGTGCCCGCGCACCGAATGGCCGTCGATGCGCACCACGCCGGCCATGGGCCGGTGCAACAGGGCGAGCACCCGGGCCAGGGTGGACTTGCCACAGCCACTGGGGCCCTGCAAGCCCAGCACCTCGCCAGGTTCGAGGTCGAGGTCGACCCCTTGGACGACGGGCCGGCCCGGCGTCCAGCCGGCGGTGATCCCGCGAGCGCTCAGCATGGCCGGTGACAGGCGACCAGATGCCCGCCGTCGGCCGTCGCCGGAGGCGCCTGCGCACACTCGGCGCCGGCGCGCTGGCAGCGCGACTCGAATGCGCAGCCGCCCGGTAGCGAGTCGAGCTGCGGCGGCAGGCCGGGGATCGGATGGAAACCGTTGCGCGGCAGGGCGGCCAGCAGACCGGCAGTGTACGGATGCCGAGGCCGGTGCAACACCGCCTCCACCGGCCCGGTCTCGACGATGCGGCTGGCGTACATGACCGCGACGTCGTCGGCGATTCGAGCGGCGGCGTCCAGGTCGTGAGTGATCAACAGGACCGCATGCCCAAGGTCGACGAGCTGCCGCAGCTCGTCCAGTGTCCTCCTGGCCAGGGATGCGTCCAGGCCGGTGGTGGGTTCGTCCGCAAGCAGGACCTCAGGATCGCCGGCCAGGGCGAGGGCGGTGACGGCACGTTGCGCCATGCCGCCGGAAAGCTCGTGCGGGTAGTGCGCCAGTGCGGTCGCGGGCAGACCGACCCGCGCACCGGCCTCGACGGCGGCCTGGTCCGCCGCCCGTCGCCGCTGCCGGGGCATCGTCCGTCCGGTCTTCGGGCGCAGCGTGCCCAGGGTCTCGGTGAGGTGACGACGCACCGTGTGCACGGGGGTCAGGTGCGCGGCCGGTGACTGGGGCACGAGACCGATGCGCCGGCCGCGGATCCGCCGGGACAGCACCGGTTCCGGGGCGGTGAGCAGGTCCACCTGGCTGACGCCGTCGGTGAGCACAGCGGTGCCGGCCACCTCCGCGTTGCCGGGCAGCAGACCGAGCAGGGAACCGACCAGCACGGACTTGCCGCAGCCGCTCTCGCCGACCAGAGCGAGGCACCGCCCGGCCCGCAGTTGGAAGGACGCGCCGGTCACCGCCCGCACGGCGGTCCCGCGCGGCAGCCGAAAGCGCACCGACAGATCTCGCACGTCGACCAGGACCGTCACCGGATCAGCTCCGAACTCCGATACGGGTCGGTGCGCTCGCGGACGTAGCCGGCGAGCCCCGCGATGGCCAGCGCGGCAGACACCAGCAGCAGCCCGGGGAAGAAGGAGTTCCACCATCCGCCGGTGAGCAGGGACTGCTGGCCGTCGTTGAGCATGTTGCCGAGACTGGCCAGGTGGGCCGGCAGTCCGAGGCCGAGGAACGACAACGCGGTCTCGTGCCAGACCGCGTGCGGCACGACGAGGGTCGCGGCGAGGGCGGCGTGCCCGGCGACATTGGGCAGCAGGTGCCGCCGGATGACGTACCAGCGGGAGGCACCGCCGAGAACTGCGGCGTCGATGAACGGTCGTTCCCGCAGGGACAGGATCTCCGATCGGACGATGCGGGCGGTGCCGAGCCAGTGGGTGAGCCCGATCGACGCGATCACCGGCACCAGGCCGGGTTGGAACATCGCCACGATGAAGATGCCCAGCAGCAGATGCGGTACGGAGGCGACGGCGTCGACGCCGCGCATGAGGACGCGATCGACCCAGCCGCCGAAGGCGCCGGCCACCGCGCCGACCGCGACGCCGATGACGGTGGCCACCGCAGCGGCGACCAGCCCGACGATGAAGGAGACGCGCAGCCCGTACACGCAGCGCAGCAGGACGTCCCGACCGACCTCGTCGGTGCCGAACGGGTGGGCGGGCGACGGTGGCAGCAGGGCCTGCCGCAGGTCGACGCTCTGCTGGTCGAGGTCCACGACGGGCGGGACGATCAACACCGCGAGGGTCAGGGCGGCGAGCACCGTCACCGAG
Proteins encoded in this region:
- a CDS encoding argininosuccinate lyase, whose translation is MSDTGRIKAPIGLRTQRQIYGEPTPAEIAEELDRTTLVDLAHVIMLRERGLIAPEAAVALVTLIEQLRDSRFAALATARLPRGLYLAYEQYLTAELGEDVGGVLHTGRSRNDMKATITLTRLREWLLAFLQETTRLVAVLLSRGREYRDVVMPVHTHYQAAMPITYGYYLTGVAAGLTREIESAWDSARGLRRCPMGAGAVAGSDLPIDPARVAALLGFEEPPVHALDAIASRDVTLRLLADATGVAVVLSRLGTDLQLWSTEEFGFIQFPDRLVGGSSAMPQKRNAFLLEHVTAAVGRVSSSWVGAVTAMKGAPFTNSIEVGTEAVGLAWPGLRAATDVVQLGQVLVSGARPRPGRMRQRAVEGITTATAVANRLVQDGMPFRVAHHTVGAAIREQLAEADGEPTGVDWMAQRFPAAAKVADPAVAVSLTDAGGGPGDWQRGYDDVYGRLRVLRDRSQRESARLGDARAELDSAVRELRYGTTTANQQKEDRWTPRG
- a CDS encoding cysteine synthase family protein, producing MRSSVFEEITAGVERPQIVRLGPNLFGVVFTLMKMIPARYILRQAVARGDIGPDTLIVETTSGTFGLALAMQTALLRRRLILVSDPVIDDELYRRLTDLGATVEIVRHMAASGGYQGARLERLAEIRAEHDDSFCPEQYANPDNPRSYSLVAELLSEALPRVDLLIGPVGSGGSMCGTASFLRSVNPDLRLTGVDTHRSVLFGQPDGARALRGLGNSLIPPNLDHSAFDQVHWCSAGQAYRATRKLHREHAVFQGPTSGAAFLVAEWAAMTNPDAVTVVMLPDQGYRYQSTVYDDRWLAKQGHLADPTEDRPVETSHPLAEHAEWSWFNWARRSLQEVLDHRGTASVAAR
- a CDS encoding ATP-binding cassette domain-containing protein, which encodes MLSARGITAGWTPGRPVVQGVDLDLEPGEVLGLQGPSGCGKSTLARVLALLHRPMAGVVRIDGHSVRGHRYAVSRALRTRIGVLFQQPRISVDPRLTLRQVIAEPLRANGRRAETARRLPELAGAVGLTEDLLGRRAHAVSDGQLQRACLARALALRPRYLICDEMTAMLDASTTAALVHALNAYRDREGAGILAISHDDDLLAYWTDRVHRLHGQN
- a CDS encoding ABC transporter ATP-binding protein; this encodes MTVLVDVRDLSVRFRLPRGTAVRAVTGASFQLRAGRCLALVGESGCGKSVLVGSLLGLLPGNAEVAGTAVLTDGVSQVDLLTAPEPVLSRRIRGRRIGLVPQSPAAHLTPVHTVRRHLTETLGTLRPKTGRTMPRQRRRAADQAAVEAGARVGLPATALAHYPHELSGGMAQRAVTALALAGDPEVLLADEPTTGLDASLARRTLDELRQLVDLGHAVLLITHDLDAAARIADDVAVMYASRIVETGPVEAVLHRPRHPYTAGLLAALPRNGFHPIPGLPPQLDSLPGGCAFESRCQRAGAECAQAPPATADGGHLVACHRPC
- a CDS encoding ABC transporter permease; protein product: MAEQALAPRWRPAARRRAGSARPGQAYRRRARLRLAVSVTVLAALTLAVLIVPPVVDLDQQSVDLRQALLPPSPAHPFGTDEVGRDVLLRCVYGLRVSFIVGLVAAAVATVIGVAVGAVAGAFGGWVDRVLMRGVDAVASVPHLLLGIFIVAMFQPGLVPVIASIGLTHWLGTARIVRSEILSLRERPFIDAAVLGGASRWYVIRRHLLPNVAGHAALAATLVVPHAVWHETALSFLGLGLPAHLASLGNMLNDGQQSLLTGGWWNSFFPGLLLVSAALAIAGLAGYVRERTDPYRSSELIR